A section of the Solitalea canadensis DSM 3403 genome encodes:
- a CDS encoding tetratricopeptide repeat protein, with protein sequence MFDDDFEFDNPEEARSSVERYEEMIRNKDQYFFDADAFEKIIDYYIEKNDPIKAMQVVEYALSQHPYASNFFIKQAQLYMMTSQTAKAYKLLEKAESLEPSNGDIYILRGNLLENQERHQEALENYQKALLFAEDSDEICLQIAYVYQNLGAYEDAIVYLKRCLEANMEHQDALYELAFCYDVLDKQEESIHFYEQYIDEEPYSYAAWYNLGNAYIKLEMYEKAIDAYDYAILIKENFAAAYFNKGNALVGLERYMEAINVYRQTFEYEQPDAETYCCMGECYEKLEMMDEARSFYKKAVKLDARLSEGWFGIGVTLDFEERWFESLHFYKKALELDASNPEYWFALGDSHSKLGNVEEAEEAYEKVMELAPDDIEIWLDYSSLMFEEGKNEEAIAIISEGIKNNTGAAELYYRMVAYLFANGQYKEAISYLEQALIADPEKYELLFEYLPQLQNNKVIIDIVNRYIGE encoded by the coding sequence ATGTTTGACGACGATTTTGAATTCGACAACCCAGAAGAGGCACGTTCTTCGGTTGAGCGATACGAGGAGATGATTCGAAACAAGGATCAGTACTTTTTTGATGCTGATGCGTTTGAGAAAATTATCGATTATTATATCGAGAAAAATGACCCAATCAAGGCAATGCAGGTGGTGGAGTATGCATTAAGCCAGCATCCTTATGCTTCTAACTTTTTTATAAAACAGGCTCAGTTATATATGATGACGAGCCAAACAGCTAAAGCTTATAAGCTTTTGGAAAAAGCAGAAAGCCTGGAGCCTTCGAATGGAGATATTTATATTTTAAGGGGTAACCTGCTTGAAAACCAGGAACGCCATCAGGAAGCGCTCGAGAATTACCAGAAAGCATTATTGTTTGCCGAAGATTCTGATGAGATATGTTTGCAGATTGCTTACGTTTATCAGAACCTGGGTGCTTATGAAGATGCTATTGTGTATTTAAAGAGATGTCTTGAGGCCAATATGGAACATCAGGATGCTTTATATGAATTGGCTTTTTGTTACGACGTTTTAGATAAGCAGGAAGAAAGCATTCATTTTTATGAACAGTATATAGATGAAGAGCCTTATTCTTACGCTGCCTGGTATAATTTAGGTAACGCCTATATAAAACTCGAAATGTATGAAAAGGCTATTGATGCTTATGATTACGCTATCCTGATAAAGGAAAACTTTGCTGCTGCTTATTTCAACAAAGGAAATGCACTGGTGGGTTTGGAGCGTTACATGGAAGCTATCAATGTTTATCGCCAGACTTTTGAGTATGAGCAACCGGATGCAGAAACTTATTGCTGCATGGGTGAGTGTTACGAAAAACTGGAAATGATGGATGAAGCCCGTTCTTTCTATAAAAAAGCAGTAAAACTAGATGCCCGCTTGTCTGAAGGCTGGTTTGGTATCGGCGTTACACTTGATTTCGAAGAGCGCTGGTTTGAATCGCTGCATTTTTATAAAAAAGCATTGGAGCTAGATGCTTCTAACCCGGAATACTGGTTTGCTTTAGGTGATTCACATTCTAAACTTGGGAATGTGGAGGAGGCTGAAGAAGCTTATGAAAAGGTAATGGAATTGGCGCCGGATGATATAGAAATATGGCTGGATTATTCTTCACTAATGTTTGAGGAGGGTAAAAATGAGGAAGCAATTGCTATCATTTCAGAAGGTATAAAAAACAATACGGGAGCAGCTGAGCTTTATTACCGTATGGTTGCTTATTTGTTTGCGAATGGGCAGTATAAAGAAGCAATCAGTTACCTTGAGCAGGCACTGATAGCTGATCCAGAAAAATATGAGTTACTTTTTGAGTACTTACCGCAGCTTCAGAATAACAAAGTGATCATTGATATTGTTAATCGTTACATCGGTGAATAA
- a CDS encoding phosphosulfolactate synthase, giving the protein MNYSLKYVPEREAKPRDKGITMVMDKGLSVNEIENFLSVAGNHTDLVKLGWATSFVTPNLQDKLNVYKDAGIPVYFGGTLFEAFIIRGQFDDYCRILEKYKMEYAEVSDGSITIPHDVKCEYIHKLKKNVTVISEVGSKDDTVIIPPYKWIQLMQAEIDAGSWKVIAEARESGNVGLFRGNGEVRSGLVEEILTKIPQETIIWEAPQKSQQVWFVKLIGANVNLGNIAPAEVIPLETVRLGLRGDTFNHFLKDFDIPVM; this is encoded by the coding sequence ATGAATTATAGTTTGAAATACGTTCCAGAGAGAGAAGCCAAGCCCCGCGATAAAGGCATTACCATGGTAATGGATAAAGGGCTTAGTGTTAATGAAATAGAAAACTTTCTTTCTGTTGCCGGCAATCATACCGACTTGGTTAAATTAGGATGGGCAACATCATTCGTTACCCCAAACTTACAGGATAAGTTAAATGTTTATAAAGATGCCGGCATACCAGTTTATTTTGGAGGTACTCTTTTTGAGGCATTTATCATCCGTGGTCAGTTTGATGATTATTGTCGCATTTTAGAGAAGTATAAAATGGAGTATGCAGAGGTTTCTGACGGCTCTATTACGATTCCTCATGATGTTAAATGTGAGTACATCCATAAACTTAAAAAGAATGTAACAGTTATTTCTGAAGTAGGTTCAAAAGATGATACTGTTATTATTCCTCCTTACAAGTGGATTCAATTGATGCAGGCGGAGATTGATGCCGGATCATGGAAAGTTATTGCTGAAGCACGTGAAAGCGGTAACGTAGGTTTATTCCGTGGTAATGGTGAAGTTCGTTCGGGCTTAGTTGAAGAAATCCTGACTAAAATTCCTCAGGAAACAATTATCTGGGAAGCACCACAAAAATCACAGCAAGTTTGGTTCGTTAAACTAATCGGAGCAAACGTAAACCTGGGAAATATTGCACCTGCCGAAGTTATTCCATTAGAAACAGTTCGTTTAGGTTTACGTGGTGATACTTTTAATCATTTCCTAAAGGATTTTGATATCCCAGTGATGTAA